The genomic window ATGAGCGACCCTACGATCGCGGGATGGAAGAAGGTACACCCCGGCAGGGCGCCGCGCCGGAGCGTCGATCAACGCTGGAGCGGCAGCGGCACGGACGTATGGCCGCCGAAGCATGGACGTTCGGCCGACGCAGCATGGACGTTCGGCCGACGCAGCATGGACGTTCGGCCGACGCAGCATGGTAGTTCAGCCTCCGCAGCGTGGACGCTCAGCCGCCACCACCAGAACGTTCGGCCTCCGCAGCACTCATTGTCCGGCGAGGGCGATGCCGTATATGGTCGAACTCGCCCTCGTGCTGCCGCCAGAGCCCGACGAACGCTGGGAGCTCGCCAAGCAAGTCGGCGTCGACACCGCCGTCGTCCACGCCCTCGAGATCGGCGACGACTCGACGGCGTGGAACCACGACACGCTCCAGGGGATGCAGAACTGGTTCGAGAACGACGGCATCGAGATCGGCGTGATCGAGGGGTCGGTGCCGGTCACCGACACGACCCGCCTCGGCCTCGAGGGGCGCGATGCCGAGATCGCCGAGTTCAAACAGTTCCTCCGGGATTGCGGCGACCTCGGCATCGACACGATCTGCTACGACTGGATGGCCGGCATCCGCTGGGCGCGGACGAACGTCCACGTCGAGGCCCGCGGCGGCTCGCTGACGAGCGAGTACGACGCGGCCGACATGCCGGGCACCTCGCCCCACGAGGCCGCCGACGTCACCCACGAGGAACTCTGGGAGAATCTGGAGTACTTCCTCGAGGAGGTCGTCCCGGTCGCCGAGGAGGCGGGCGTGAAGCTCGGGCTCCACCCCGACGACCCGCCACGCGAGGAGGTCAAGGGGATCCCGCGGATCGTGAACTCGGTCGAAGCCTACGATCGCGTGCTCGACGTCGTCGACTCGGAGTACAACGGTGTCACGTTCTGCCAGGGCAACTTCGCGGCGATGGGCGTGGACGTTCCCGAGACGATCCGGCACTTCGGCGACCGCATCAACTTCGCGCACTTCCGCGACGTCCGCGGCGACGAGGACGCCTTCGTCGAGACCTGGCACGACGAGGGGCCGACGGACATGCTCGCCGTGATGGAGGCCTACGACGAGGTCGGCTTCGACGGCCCGATCCGCCCCGATCACGTGCCGACGATGGCCGGCGAGGACAACTCCAACCCCGGCTACCACACCAAGGGCCGGCTCTGGGCGATCGGATACATGCGCGGGTTGCTGGAGTCCGTCGAGTCGAACTGAACAGCCCGAGTTACTCCAGCGGGCGCGCCGCCCGTCGCACCGAGAGCCCCCCGAAATGACGGGTCCGCTCGAACCAGGCTTTTCGCCCGGCGGACGCCCGAAAGGCAATCGTTTTACCCGGGGGTAAGCAATCCGCCAGGTATGCAAGGTCGTGCAGCGGCGGTCTACGGGCTGGTCTTTCTGCTGGTCGCCGCCGGCGCGTACGGATTCGTCACGGTGGCCGAAGCCCCGGAGCCGTCGATGGACAACCCCGACGTCACGTTCGCCGAGACCGGTGAGAACCAGACGATCGGG from Salinarchaeum sp. Harcht-Bsk1 includes these protein-coding regions:
- a CDS encoding mannonate dehydratase, which codes for MVELALVLPPEPDERWELAKQVGVDTAVVHALEIGDDSTAWNHDTLQGMQNWFENDGIEIGVIEGSVPVTDTTRLGLEGRDAEIAEFKQFLRDCGDLGIDTICYDWMAGIRWARTNVHVEARGGSLTSEYDAADMPGTSPHEAADVTHEELWENLEYFLEEVVPVAEEAGVKLGLHPDDPPREEVKGIPRIVNSVEAYDRVLDVVDSEYNGVTFCQGNFAAMGVDVPETIRHFGDRINFAHFRDVRGDEDAFVETWHDEGPTDMLAVMEAYDEVGFDGPIRPDHVPTMAGEDNSNPGYHTKGRLWAIGYMRGLLESVESN